One part of the Borreliella afzelii genome encodes these proteins:
- a CDS encoding SpiroCoCo family coiled-coil protein — MIDFATILVNLFLVSIVLFVYRQYDKRSRALDKIKKFIDLTKVNLEDFIEDKTKEINDLAVDMEAYQRSSIEIIKKIEEVQQKIKNKSNDFAEVEKKIAYHDSMLKDLDEMTFKVQENIERLQVDGKIVDKLSKTLKGFNTQIDSVESNLNSVLEKFDKTNKENLESIKIASWEKFDTNIKDLVFKMDNLNKEIDLYEKDLANIEERKKDILVKGNEKLDLEFNDFLEKVEFNIVKYNKEIENSFGFYEDKYKLIENSIELIMESVKNKINEKEDFILNRLNEELQNKFKDIFTYVDDRSKEIQDKLEDKLILVDDEISSMSSSFKDNVYSRINSLEESIRIEMGKYEEQVDDVFDKFRSQVELNLKNIYEDYEDKINQVDKNIKERVELGLLDLNSKMESVQVGAIDLMKRLEDDSNKIYLEFKNKFEEDIKVFSGSFKDDINQLKMQLESQLLDVDSNIQDKLIKLNDNLISNFEEIGGKFNNNYSNLSDSINAKYTALFESLDSSSSKFEDQMESKYKVFTDKLTAEMDDFSLIYGKKFDTFSQEAINNYQEFQDLNKKLENEIGSLCNMLEENQEILKRDFNTSLINIKDEIGKNIIEFKDRYYDEVNIFVSQLEESKLQYSKWQSEMDSNLKNIESQINKTNEEFLSLIQIQKDKGIELSESVFNDLSDHIQKKAIDMHGSWKDELIALNKSLLDIKISSEELLSSATLKIENLEKDINDRMEYVLLKTGDIESLVIEKYKELKDMSYSQSDEAILEIKEFINRQTEIIKDKSVFMLEDLNKKFDDKNNFVISKIEECDYKLKDFKIESEDVLNNFKSDLNEFIESKLQIVSDIKSDNQKQIDDFLDRISKDILNRKDSINNEVDIKLSDWQSKLNEITVKIENLLSSGKVDLDLIDSEVTTKIKELKFSIESLESYYLEKIDEFRNQGAIYSDELLQDIMNHFNKETRELEENLSKKFAVVLNNSEEFVKEVDSLLQDKRTDIASFQANIDITLDSLSVKFNDINKEINEKYNEVISNYRGYSENISSKLENEIMHEIENLNRRLTDRMDSLSKGMDENLQKLKESFDVSKYQVEKFELKVKDLTDDGETKISEFVKEIEQYYKSRLEEAIDYRRTIDSDIMQAKERFGEITNDLKNNIESKSEFLNDLYKERFKLIESNFEERYSTFLIESEGAISKIRDEIYKTLTINDENLQIKIAEMDHNFEIIEQRSKDILEFEKELRDKIQDCYGVINSQFGEIKVSVEEDIKNHFEVCIKKANTLIDDDIIKYENEIHKRIDSLKSIENTFDSIEKNLNDKVNGCIDKIANDFNLKYIELEERCNEGQLNLESKIDNKIKAIDNLASSQYDELEKKYADMYDEFLERLNSYITTLSEEFKHSNKEMIFELESQLKNLKNLESDLNNVEKDVIRLKEESYHNVSSHLKLLEEDFFKDLKIRGEELKYSLENFVASYNDKIQNLEYDLSKNLENKTELIQSFHLDIEQKMKNDKENFYLDFTKEFSSKKKDMESEIALMETNITGRVDEFIDFVNNRQNIIDSWFLNIKDDVKNWQEKSYSTIEKKINLAELGIKSFENDILNVKIGLESFKDGFEVKAEEIFSNLQSEAKKIEQSVHLDFKNIGESLNLKVLDLERFVDFKVEKIDEKVNKKTEDILTQAEVKFLTQQKNLEDRIFELNQKLEQEFTTLSSNLDKVRREMVDVISSDKESFEGQIELMHKNISEFSEKISLYRSNIETSIENEYSSFSKSIKSEFGLLEDELKKSLKHSTLEIESVKNDLQEQIDKFEVEFKKNHKELLKEVDTNVLELESKILNCDITFNKFISDIKDNLVEYKSDLRKEFEDSYDKLNFQIENFKKLDAELEKNNSIFLEAYSLKDKLEKLWETLKNEIDLAQEYKNNFENVNKEFYNIQKETLGIIETFNDLKLEHESIQAIKNDLNKFFEFYSSFDSRYKSLVESYDEMQIYKAKIKEISVEQRTILDNYERISNKESILKSTIESVDKNFDLINEVEKRFNTLSKESTEFQNNLKDMENVVSNLLLNKGLSEEVMVNAQNLKEMLLDIENRLKNTLTMREKVVKSETRLENLNIAAEERIKTLGILVKTDSKYQDNVGLNNKTVRNSVIKLMRQGWSAEEISRATKLSIGEVELILELGISNKGD, encoded by the coding sequence ATGATAGATTTTGCGACTATTTTAGTTAACCTTTTTTTGGTTTCAATAGTTTTGTTTGTTTATAGGCAATATGATAAACGTTCTAGAGCTTTAGATAAAATTAAAAAGTTCATTGACCTTACAAAGGTTAATCTTGAAGATTTTATTGAAGATAAGACAAAAGAGATTAATGATCTTGCTGTTGATATGGAAGCTTATCAAAGATCTAGCATAGAAATAATAAAAAAGATTGAGGAAGTTCAGCAAAAGATTAAAAACAAAAGCAATGATTTTGCAGAGGTTGAAAAAAAGATAGCTTATCATGATTCTATGCTTAAGGATCTTGATGAGATGACCTTTAAAGTTCAAGAGAATATAGAAAGATTGCAAGTTGATGGGAAAATAGTAGATAAACTTTCAAAAACTTTAAAAGGATTTAATACTCAAATTGATTCGGTTGAATCAAATTTAAATTCGGTGTTAGAAAAATTTGACAAGACCAATAAGGAAAATCTCGAGTCTATTAAAATTGCTAGTTGGGAAAAGTTTGATACTAATATTAAAGACCTTGTTTTTAAAATGGACAATTTGAATAAAGAGATTGATCTTTATGAAAAAGATTTAGCAAATATTGAAGAGAGAAAAAAGGATATTTTAGTTAAGGGTAATGAGAAATTAGATTTAGAATTTAACGATTTTCTTGAAAAAGTTGAATTTAATATTGTTAAATATAATAAAGAGATAGAAAATTCTTTTGGTTTTTATGAAGACAAATATAAGTTAATAGAAAATTCTATAGAGCTTATTATGGAGAGCGTAAAGAATAAAATTAATGAGAAAGAAGATTTTATTTTAAATAGACTAAATGAAGAATTGCAAAATAAATTTAAGGATATCTTTACATACGTTGATGATCGTTCTAAGGAAATTCAAGATAAACTTGAGGATAAGTTGATTTTAGTAGATGATGAAATTTCTTCTATGAGCTCTTCTTTTAAGGACAATGTTTATTCAAGAATTAATTCACTTGAAGAATCAATACGAATAGAGATGGGAAAATATGAGGAGCAGGTTGATGATGTTTTTGATAAATTTAGATCTCAAGTTGAATTAAATCTTAAAAATATTTATGAAGATTATGAAGATAAAATAAACCAAGTTGATAAGAACATTAAAGAAAGGGTAGAACTTGGTTTGTTAGATTTGAATTCTAAAATGGAAAGCGTTCAAGTAGGTGCTATCGATCTTATGAAGAGGCTTGAAGATGATTCTAATAAAATATATCTTGAATTTAAAAATAAGTTTGAAGAAGATATTAAAGTATTTAGTGGAAGTTTTAAGGATGATATTAATCAACTTAAAATGCAATTAGAATCTCAACTTTTAGATGTTGATTCAAATATTCAAGACAAGCTTATTAAGCTTAATGATAATTTGATTTCTAATTTTGAAGAAATTGGTGGCAAATTTAATAATAATTATTCAAATTTAAGTGATAGTATAAATGCTAAGTACACAGCTCTTTTTGAATCTTTGGATTCTAGCAGCTCTAAATTTGAAGATCAAATGGAATCTAAATATAAAGTCTTTACAGATAAATTAACGGCAGAAATGGATGATTTTTCTTTAATTTATGGTAAAAAATTTGACACATTCTCTCAAGAAGCGATTAATAATTATCAAGAATTTCAAGATTTAAACAAAAAATTAGAAAATGAAATTGGATCTTTGTGTAATATGTTAGAAGAAAACCAAGAGATTTTAAAGCGAGATTTTAATACTAGTTTAATTAACATTAAAGATGAAATTGGTAAAAATATAATAGAGTTTAAGGATCGTTATTACGATGAGGTAAATATTTTTGTTAGTCAGCTAGAAGAAAGTAAGCTCCAATATTCAAAGTGGCAAAGTGAAATGGATTCTAATTTAAAAAATATTGAATCTCAAATAAATAAAACAAATGAAGAATTTTTAAGTTTAATTCAGATTCAAAAAGACAAAGGAATAGAGCTTAGTGAGAGTGTTTTTAATGATCTTTCTGATCATATTCAAAAAAAAGCTATTGATATGCATGGTAGTTGGAAAGATGAGCTTATTGCTTTAAATAAATCTTTGCTTGATATTAAGATCTCTAGTGAAGAGCTACTTTCATCTGCTACTTTAAAAATAGAAAATCTAGAAAAAGATATTAACGATAGAATGGAATATGTTTTGTTAAAAACAGGTGATATTGAGAGTTTAGTTATAGAAAAATATAAAGAATTAAAGGATATGTCATATTCACAAAGTGATGAAGCTATATTAGAAATTAAAGAATTTATTAATAGACAAACAGAAATAATTAAAGATAAAAGTGTATTTATGCTTGAGGATTTAAACAAAAAATTTGATGATAAGAATAATTTTGTTATAAGTAAGATTGAAGAATGTGATTATAAATTAAAAGATTTCAAGATTGAATCAGAAGATGTTTTAAATAATTTTAAATCTGATCTTAATGAATTTATTGAGTCAAAACTACAAATTGTCTCTGATATAAAATCAGACAATCAAAAGCAAATTGATGATTTTTTAGATAGAATTTCCAAAGATATTTTAAATAGGAAAGATTCAATTAACAATGAAGTAGACATTAAGCTTAGTGATTGGCAAAGCAAATTAAACGAAATAACTGTTAAAATTGAAAATTTATTGTCTTCAGGCAAGGTAGATTTGGATTTAATAGATTCTGAAGTAACTACAAAAATCAAAGAGCTTAAATTTTCCATAGAAAGTCTTGAGAGTTATTATCTTGAGAAAATAGATGAATTTAGAAATCAGGGTGCTATATATTCTGATGAGCTTTTACAGGATATAATGAACCATTTTAATAAAGAGACTAGAGAACTTGAGGAAAATTTGTCAAAAAAGTTTGCTGTAGTTTTAAATAATTCAGAGGAATTTGTTAAAGAGGTTGATAGTTTATTGCAGGATAAAAGAACTGATATTGCTTCTTTTCAGGCTAATATAGATATTACTCTTGATTCTCTTAGTGTAAAGTTTAATGATATAAACAAAGAAATTAATGAAAAATATAATGAAGTGATATCTAATTACAGAGGGTATTCAGAAAATATTTCTAGCAAACTTGAAAATGAAATAATGCATGAGATTGAAAATCTAAATAGAAGATTAACAGATAGAATGGATAGTCTTAGCAAAGGTATGGATGAAAATCTTCAAAAACTTAAGGAATCTTTTGATGTGTCAAAATATCAGGTTGAAAAATTTGAATTGAAAGTTAAAGATCTAACAGATGATGGAGAGACAAAAATTAGTGAGTTTGTTAAAGAGATCGAACAGTATTATAAATCTAGATTAGAAGAAGCAATTGATTATAGGAGAACTATTGATAGTGATATTATGCAAGCAAAAGAGAGATTTGGAGAGATAACAAATGATCTTAAAAATAATATTGAGAGTAAATCTGAGTTTTTAAATGATCTTTATAAGGAAAGATTTAAACTTATTGAGAGTAATTTTGAAGAGAGATATTCTACATTTTTAATTGAAAGTGAGGGAGCTATTTCAAAAATTAGAGATGAGATCTATAAAACACTTACAATTAATGATGAAAATTTGCAGATTAAGATTGCTGAAATGGATCATAATTTTGAGATAATAGAACAAAGATCAAAAGATATTTTAGAGTTTGAAAAAGAATTGCGAGATAAAATTCAGGATTGTTACGGTGTTATAAATTCTCAATTTGGAGAGATTAAGGTAAGTGTTGAAGAGGATATAAAAAATCATTTTGAAGTTTGTATAAAAAAGGCAAACACTTTGATTGATGATGACATTATAAAGTATGAAAATGAAATTCATAAGAGAATTGATTCTTTAAAATCAATTGAAAATACTTTTGATAGCATAGAGAAAAATTTGAATGACAAAGTGAATGGGTGTATTGATAAAATAGCCAATGATTTTAATCTTAAGTATATTGAACTTGAAGAAAGGTGCAATGAAGGGCAATTGAATTTAGAGAGTAAAATTGACAACAAAATTAAAGCCATTGATAATTTAGCTTCAAGTCAATATGATGAGCTTGAGAAAAAGTATGCTGATATGTATGATGAATTTTTAGAGAGATTAAATTCTTATATTACAACTTTAAGTGAAGAGTTTAAGCATTCAAATAAAGAGATGATTTTTGAACTTGAATCTCAATTAAAAAATCTTAAAAATCTTGAGTCTGATTTAAATAATGTTGAAAAGGATGTTATTAGATTAAAAGAAGAGTCTTATCACAATGTTTCATCACATCTTAAACTATTAGAAGAAGATTTTTTTAAAGATTTGAAAATTAGAGGCGAAGAGCTTAAATATTCTTTGGAAAACTTTGTTGCTTCATATAATGATAAAATTCAAAATTTAGAATATGATTTGTCTAAAAATTTGGAAAACAAGACAGAACTTATTCAAAGCTTTCACTTAGATATTGAACAAAAAATGAAAAATGATAAAGAAAATTTTTATTTGGATTTTACTAAGGAATTTTCTTCCAAAAAAAAAGATATGGAGAGTGAGATAGCCTTAATGGAAACCAATATTACTGGGAGAGTAGATGAATTTATTGATTTTGTAAATAACAGGCAAAATATTATTGATTCTTGGTTTTTAAATATTAAAGATGATGTAAAAAATTGGCAAGAAAAATCTTATAGTACAATAGAGAAGAAAATAAATCTTGCTGAACTTGGAATTAAATCATTTGAGAATGATATTCTTAATGTTAAAATTGGTTTAGAATCTTTTAAAGATGGTTTTGAAGTTAAGGCTGAAGAGATTTTTAGCAATTTGCAAAGCGAGGCTAAAAAAATTGAACAATCAGTTCATCTTGATTTTAAAAATATTGGTGAATCATTAAATCTTAAAGTTTTAGATCTTGAAAGATTTGTTGATTTTAAAGTAGAAAAGATAGACGAAAAGGTTAATAAGAAAACTGAAGATATCTTGACTCAGGCAGAAGTGAAATTTTTAACTCAGCAAAAGAATCTTGAAGATAGGATTTTTGAGCTTAATCAAAAATTGGAGCAAGAATTTACAACTTTATCTTCTAATCTTGATAAAGTAAGGCGGGAAATGGTTGATGTAATTTCTAGTGATAAAGAAAGCTTTGAAGGTCAAATTGAATTAATGCATAAAAATATTTCAGAATTTTCTGAAAAAATTAGTTTATACAGAAGTAATATTGAGACATCAATTGAGAATGAATATAGTTCTTTTTCTAAATCTATAAAATCAGAGTTCGGTTTACTTGAGGACGAGCTTAAAAAAAGTTTAAAACATTCAACGTTGGAGATTGAATCCGTAAAGAATGACTTACAAGAACAAATTGATAAGTTTGAGGTTGAATTCAAAAAAAATCATAAAGAATTATTAAAAGAAGTTGATACTAATGTTTTAGAACTTGAATCTAAAATATTAAATTGTGATATTACATTTAATAAATTTATTAGTGACATTAAAGACAATCTGGTTGAATATAAATCCGATTTGAGAAAAGAATTTGAAGATAGTTATGATAAATTAAATTTTCAAATTGAAAATTTTAAAAAACTAGATGCTGAGCTTGAAAAAAATAATTCAATATTTTTAGAGGCCTATTCTCTTAAGGATAAGTTAGAGAAATTATGGGAAACTTTAAAAAATGAGATAGATCTTGCTCAGGAATATAAAAATAATTTTGAAAACGTTAACAAAGAATTCTATAATATTCAAAAAGAAACATTAGGTATTATTGAAACCTTTAATGATTTAAAGTTAGAACATGAATCTATTCAAGCTATTAAGAATGATTTAAATAAATTTTTTGAATTTTATTCTTCATTTGATAGTAGATATAAGAGTTTAGTTGAATCTTATGATGAAATGCAAATTTATAAAGCTAAAATAAAAGAGATATCTGTTGAGCAGAGAACCATTCTTGATAATTATGAAAGAATTAGCAACAAAGAGAGTATATTAAAGAGTACTATAGAGTCCGTTGATAAAAACTTTGATTTAATAAATGAAGTGGAGAAAAGATTTAATACTTTAAGTAAAGAGAGCACTGAGTTTCAGAACAATCTTAAAGACATGGAAAATGTTGTTTCTAATCTCTTATTAAACAAAGGGTTGTCTGAAGAAGTGATGGTTAATGCTCAGAATTTAAAGGAAATGCTCTTAGATATTGAAAATAGGTTGAAAAACACTTTAACTATGAGAGAGAAGGTGGTGAAATCTGAGACAAGGTTAGAGAATTTAAATATTGCAGCAGAAGAGAGAATAAAAACTCTTGGCATTCTTGTCAAAACAGATTCTAAATATCAAGATAATGTTGGTCTTAATAATAAAACTGTTAGGAATTCTGTAATAAAATTAATGAGGCAAGGATGGAGCGCTGAAGAAATTTCTAGAGCTACTAAATTATCTATTGGAGAAGTTGAGCTTATTTTAGAACTTGGTATAAGCAACAAGGGTGATTAA
- a CDS encoding HAD family hydrolase yields MIKAVIFDLDGTLYPEVDRNKLMFFEFLTNIKFFLAFKKIRKKIRILQTNQFPPSNRDELLSLQVKMLSEHLNLDENRCAFLLNKIYYSQIFSDKFKKLKPYLGVQDLIYWLKFKGIKLGVMSDFPILGRVKNLLGIQDSFWDILYSSEDTGYLKPHKAPFLKIIEDLNLSSNNILYVGNSYEYDILGAKNVSMKAAFFSKKNINFKGTIDFIFHDYKDLREYIRLNI; encoded by the coding sequence ATGATTAAAGCTGTAATATTTGATTTAGATGGCACCTTGTATCCTGAAGTGGATAGAAATAAATTAATGTTTTTTGAATTTTTAACTAATATTAAGTTTTTTTTAGCTTTTAAAAAGATTAGAAAAAAAATACGAATTTTACAAACCAATCAATTTCCGCCTTCAAATAGAGATGAATTACTTTCCCTTCAGGTTAAAATGCTTTCTGAGCATTTAAATCTTGATGAGAATAGGTGTGCTTTTTTATTAAATAAAATATATTACAGTCAGATTTTTAGTGATAAGTTTAAAAAACTCAAGCCATATCTTGGAGTTCAAGATTTAATCTATTGGCTTAAATTTAAGGGAATAAAATTGGGTGTAATGTCAGACTTTCCTATTTTAGGTCGTGTCAAAAATTTATTAGGCATTCAAGACAGTTTTTGGGATATTCTTTATTCTTCAGAAGATACTGGGTATTTAAAGCCGCATAAAGCGCCTTTTTTAAAAATTATTGAAGATTTAAATTTAAGTAGTAATAATATTTTGTATGTAGGGAATTCTTATGAATATGACATTTTAGGTGCTAAAAATGTTTCAATGAAAGCAGCTTTTTTTTCAAAAAAGAATATAAATTTCAAGGGGACGATTGATTTTATTTTTCATGATTATAAGGACTTAAGAGAATATATACGTTTGAATATATAG
- the der gene encoding ribosome biogenesis GTPase Der, giving the protein MLSYKKVLIVGRPNVGKSALFNRILDTKRSITENTYGVTRDLVEEVCKVGSFKFKLIDTGGFTILKDEISKIVVQKVLSSLEKVDLILLVLDVNEILLEDYQIIERLRKYSNKVILVLNKVDAKDKEFLAHEFHNLGFKRCFLVSAVHCRGIAKLRDFLKVEVGEANIEDEVNIKVGIIGKPNSGKSTLINYLSGNEISIVSDKPGTTRDFIKTKLTRNGKVFEIIDTAGIRRRARVNEIVEYYSVNRALKVIDMVDIVFLLIDVKEELTSQDKKIAHYVTKKGKGIIIVFSKWDLVKESKGYFEALKSRVKFFFPVLNFAPIFRISVHKKIGLDSLFKEAFKLKDQLEFKTSTPDLNKMLNLWIKDYHLNVSHKIKYITQVSANPVRFILFANKIKNFPNSYYNYLVNNLRKIGYNNIPILVELREKIRDLK; this is encoded by the coding sequence TTGCTTAGTTATAAAAAGGTTCTTATTGTTGGTAGACCAAATGTTGGGAAATCTGCTTTATTTAATCGAATTTTAGATACAAAAAGGAGTATCACTGAAAATACTTACGGTGTTACTAGAGATTTAGTTGAAGAGGTTTGTAAGGTTGGTTCTTTTAAGTTTAAATTAATTGATACTGGTGGGTTTACTATCTTAAAAGATGAGATTAGCAAAATTGTTGTGCAAAAGGTTTTAAGCTCTTTAGAAAAAGTTGATTTAATTTTATTAGTTTTAGATGTTAATGAAATTTTACTTGAAGATTATCAGATTATTGAAAGACTTAGGAAATATAGTAATAAGGTAATTTTAGTTTTAAACAAAGTAGATGCCAAAGATAAGGAATTTTTAGCTCATGAATTTCATAATTTAGGGTTCAAGCGCTGTTTCTTGGTTAGTGCAGTTCATTGTCGAGGCATTGCTAAACTTAGGGATTTTTTAAAAGTAGAAGTTGGCGAGGCTAATATTGAGGATGAAGTTAATATTAAGGTTGGGATTATAGGTAAGCCTAATTCAGGCAAGTCCACCCTTATTAATTATTTATCTGGAAATGAAATTTCAATTGTTTCGGATAAACCCGGTACTACTAGGGATTTTATTAAAACCAAACTAACTAGAAATGGAAAAGTTTTTGAGATTATTGATACAGCTGGGATAAGGCGAAGGGCCAGAGTAAATGAAATTGTTGAATATTATTCTGTTAATAGGGCATTAAAAGTAATTGACATGGTGGATATTGTGTTTTTGTTGATTGATGTTAAAGAAGAATTAACTTCTCAGGATAAAAAGATTGCTCATTATGTTACTAAAAAAGGGAAAGGAATTATTATTGTATTTAGCAAATGGGATCTTGTGAAGGAATCTAAAGGCTATTTTGAAGCCCTAAAGAGTCGTGTGAAATTTTTTTTCCCTGTTTTAAATTTTGCTCCTATATTTAGAATTTCTGTTCATAAAAAGATAGGTTTAGATTCTCTTTTTAAAGAAGCTTTTAAGTTAAAAGATCAACTTGAGTTTAAAACCAGTACCCCAGATCTAAATAAAATGTTGAATTTATGGATCAAAGATTATCATTTAAATGTTTCTCATAAAATAAAATATATTACGCAAGTTAGTGCTAATCCTGTCAGGTTTATTCTTTTTGCAAATAAAATAAAGAATTTTCCAAATTCTTATTATAATTATTTAGTAAATAATTTGCGTAAAATTGGATATAACAATATTCCAATTTTAGTAGAATTGAGAGAAAAAATAAGAGATTTAAAGTGA
- a CDS encoding GerMN domain-containing protein has protein sequence MKRKKSSSSIKSDILLILIAIVLTIISALLITKNSLIMHIFKEKNYDNSLFESSKTHDNRLIEVKKDTNKNTNIKILKNESFLIQPPEIKKLEEELKQNQRNNNLKNKKFIKLYFIKVTPEGYFLRQTVKRAIYYDKNILEETLKSLIKGPNEYELKNNFLSLISIKTKLLNLSLSEGIAKINLSKEFYENSFGIEGIINQIAQITLTCLEIKGITGIILTIENNPIILEELNLNFSGILNKKTLDKY, from the coding sequence TTGAAAAGGAAAAAAAGTTCAAGCTCAATCAAATCAGACATACTTCTAATTTTGATTGCTATTGTTTTAACAATAATTAGCGCACTATTAATAACCAAAAATTCACTTATTATGCATATTTTTAAAGAAAAAAATTACGATAACAGTTTATTTGAATCAAGTAAAACACACGATAATAGGTTAATTGAAGTCAAAAAAGACACTAATAAAAATACAAATATAAAAATACTTAAAAATGAAAGTTTTTTAATCCAACCACCAGAAATAAAAAAACTTGAAGAAGAACTTAAACAAAACCAAAGAAATAATAACCTTAAAAACAAAAAATTTATCAAGCTTTATTTTATAAAAGTTACCCCAGAAGGCTATTTTTTAAGACAAACTGTAAAAAGAGCTATATATTACGACAAAAATATTCTTGAAGAAACACTAAAATCTTTAATCAAAGGACCAAATGAATACGAACTAAAAAACAATTTTTTAAGCTTAATCTCTATAAAAACTAAGCTGTTAAACTTAAGCCTAAGTGAAGGAATTGCTAAAATAAACTTATCTAAAGAATTTTATGAAAATAGTTTCGGAATTGAGGGTATAATTAATCAAATAGCTCAAATAACTTTAACATGTCTTGAAATTAAAGGAATTACTGGAATAATTTTAACGATAGAAAATAATCCAATAATACTTGAAGAATTAAACTTAAACTTCTCAGGGATATTAAATAAAAAGACTTTGGATAAATATTAA
- a CDS encoding TlyA family RNA methyltransferase produces MKGFRNNLLNVLCKRYPEKTRKELMVLILTGNVYVNSHKEKNPKMLINKASKIDLVENTCQIFVSRGGYKLLEALKGFEIEVKNKICVDVGSSTGGFTDCLLQCGANFVYSIDVGINQLSYKLRIDPRVKVLERTNIFDVTEFEIVPNFAVVDVSFRSSISICVNLIDKLSDNFIIVLIKPQFEVKSLNLDIKNFNGVVNGKYLKIILQSVIEKFYKNKLQVKNILKLKTKGKKGNQEFMFLIIRSSILNIASSMQLLNNIEF; encoded by the coding sequence TTGAAAGGATTCAGAAATAATTTATTAAATGTACTTTGTAAAAGGTATCCGGAAAAAACACGAAAAGAATTAATGGTTTTGATTTTAACGGGTAATGTATATGTAAATTCTCATAAAGAAAAAAATCCTAAAATGTTAATAAACAAAGCAAGTAAAATAGATTTAGTTGAGAATACTTGTCAAATATTTGTATCAAGGGGAGGTTATAAGCTTTTAGAAGCTCTTAAAGGTTTTGAGATCGAAGTTAAAAATAAAATTTGTGTTGATGTTGGCTCTTCAACTGGTGGCTTTACTGATTGTCTGTTACAGTGTGGTGCTAATTTTGTTTATTCAATTGATGTAGGCATTAATCAACTTTCTTATAAATTGAGAATTGATCCAAGAGTTAAAGTTTTAGAGAGAACTAATATTTTTGATGTTACAGAATTTGAAATTGTGCCTAATTTTGCCGTTGTAGATGTTTCTTTTAGATCGTCAATAAGTATATGTGTGAATTTAATAGATAAACTTTCTGATAATTTTATTATAGTTTTGATCAAGCCTCAATTTGAGGTTAAAAGTTTAAATTTAGATATAAAAAATTTTAATGGCGTTGTGAATGGTAAGTATTTGAAAATAATTTTGCAAAGTGTAATTGAAAAGTTCTATAAAAATAAATTACAAGTTAAAAATATATTAAAGTTAAAAACCAAAGGTAAAAAAGGCAATCAAGAATTTATGTTTTTAATTATTAGGTCAAGTATTTTAAATATTGCAAGCTCTATGCAATTGCTTAACAATATTGAATTTTAA
- a CDS encoding TIGR00282 family metallophosphoesterase, whose protein sequence is MQDSIIKTLIIGDIIGESGLKKVFFNLKNIKNKYRIDLVIANGENSSNGFGITPEIANNLFRSGVNVITTGNHVYSNCKINDYLNKQMYILRPNNFSDLLDGHGYCFLTVRDEKIAVINVQGGINMNFIVKNPFDNTKKLINMLSNKARTIFVDFHAESNYEKESFGYFLNGFVTGVVGTHTHVMTKDERILSKGTAYISDVGMTGGLNSVIGFNPDISLKGLLEYIPLRAEVVKDDIILQGVIITSNLKTGRALKIERIQK, encoded by the coding sequence ATGCAAGATAGCATTATTAAAACCTTGATAATTGGGGATATAATAGGCGAGAGTGGATTAAAAAAAGTTTTTTTTAATCTTAAAAATATTAAAAACAAATATAGAATAGATTTGGTAATTGCTAATGGAGAAAATTCTTCAAATGGTTTTGGAATAACTCCGGAAATAGCAAATAATCTTTTTAGATCAGGTGTTAATGTTATTACCACCGGGAATCATGTGTATTCTAATTGCAAAATAAATGATTATTTAAATAAGCAGATGTATATTTTAAGGCCAAATAATTTTTCAGATTTATTAGATGGGCATGGCTATTGTTTTTTGACTGTTAGAGATGAGAAGATCGCTGTGATTAATGTTCAAGGGGGTATAAATATGAATTTTATTGTTAAAAATCCTTTTGATAATACAAAAAAATTGATTAATATGCTAAGTAATAAGGCCAGAACCATTTTTGTAGATTTTCATGCTGAGAGTAATTATGAAAAAGAAAGTTTTGGATATTTTTTAAATGGTTTTGTAACAGGTGTGGTTGGGACTCATACTCATGTTATGACTAAAGATGAAAGGATATTATCAAAAGGGACAGCCTATATTAGTGATGTTGGAATGACAGGGGGATTGAATTCTGTAATAGGATTTAATCCCGACATTTCTCTTAAAGGCTTGCTTGAATATATCCCTTTAAGAGCTGAAGTTGTGAAAGATGACATAATTTTACAAGGAGTTATTATTACCTCCAATCTAAAGACAGGCCGTGCTTTAAAAATTGAAAGGATTCAGAAATAA